Below is a window of Plutella xylostella chromosome 15, ilPluXylo3.1, whole genome shotgun sequence DNA.
TTTCAAAACTAGCAGCAATCAATTGATATGTATCATTCATGATTCCCTTGATTCTATTaccagtatttttattttcgtttgtGTCCATTTTATTATCTGATTCACATTTTTTCAAATCTTCACTCTTTATTTTCAGTTCTCTGATCTCAGCCATCAGTTGTTCATTTGTTTTAGACAGGGAAGAATTGACTtcattttgtttacaattaATAAGATTAATATCTTTCTTTAGTTCTAGTATTTCTTCATCTTTACTCTCATTACTTTTTTTAAGATCCCTCACTTGTCCTCTGAGATTTTCTATTTCTGTATTCAATTGAAGGTCATTTGATTTTATAcctttggatgtatcattacCAGTTGCTAATGATTTCAAATCAAAAACTGATAATCCATTAGCTTTCATAACTTCttcatacaattttattttgttttcatattcAGATAATAATTTCTGATAAATCTCAATGGAGCAGTTATTAGCTGAGGTCTCTTTTACTCTTAAATCATTCAATTTATCTAAAATGTTGTCTACTTTATCAGTTAGTCTGCCAATGTTCATCCTTATTTCACTGTTGCTTATTCTTTGTTCAGACATTAGCAATGACATATCATTCGGAGTGCTGATAgtactaataatatttgtgCTTGGTAGTGGGAGGAGATTGTTGCTGGATAGTGTAAGATAAGATATGTCTTCTGGCTTTGCTTCCATCTTTGTAATTGACATATTATTTTGAGATTCTCCAGAGTACTTTACACTGTctgtagatattttttcttgATGTTTTCTAGGAATACTTTTGGTAGGTTTATGCCTGAGTACTTTGTGATGCTCTTCAGTTTCATTTGTATCTGAAGAGTCACTTGTCCTGTCTGTCAGTCTTTGTGGAGGTAAAATAGAGTGACCCATGCTTGCCATTCTACTAAGAATTGATGCTTTAGTTTTTCTATTCACAGAAGAGTCTGTATCACTGCCTTTACTAGTATCTTGACTTTCCATTGTCATGGGATATGATTGTTTTTGCAAATTATCTGGAATATCCCGGGGTTTTGGTTCATCTTGCATATGTAGGATTGTAACATCACAGTTTTGTAATGTATGAACAATTTTATCAATTTCTTGAGAAGTGCCACAAACACTCCAATATTTCTGTGCATTGTCATAGAAAGAGAGATATGTGTCCCCTTTTCTTTTCACATTCAGGGATGGCTGTATTGTTGTGCAGGATAAAGTAACTTTATTTGAATCATAAAGTAAAATCTTCATAACACCTgtctttaaaattttcatgaTAGCAAATCCAAGTTTCCCTTTAGAAGTGtaaacattattatacctgtaaagaaaatttatattacttttggtaaataactatgtaaattcaaaaaattataagtattgttTTACATAACAATAATTGATCATAAAATACATTACCACTCATATGCAAAAAGAGCACAAGCTAGAACACATTCAGTGTTTTTAACATCTTCTGGTTTTGGACCTACAGCTGGCTTTGGAGGTACATACTTTAAGGAAGAGTTTTCCTCACTGGGATCAGTTGGTTTACTAAATATGTTAGCCAGTGATGTACTGAAACAATAACACAGGTTCATGAGTGTGATGAGGTGATGAGCAACAAAAcagttacttaggtacttatttgtaaatattattcacATTATTATTCACTGATGCAAGAGGGCGTCAAAAAGTAGGTACAAGAGGATCAATGGAGTCAATACTTACCTCGATAAAGGGgtaaaataatcatcatcTACTTCGTCCGTCTCTAACATTTTCTATTGAGAAACTAATAAACTCACTGAAGTTAGAATTgtgcaaattattatttataaatgttatctaCTCAAGGCAGATAATCTGATGAACATAACAACATTTACTCAACGACGGGcgtaaatattgtaaataatagaGGAAACAAATTAGTTTTCCAAAAAGAAAAAgttgttaaatattttgacATTTGTAAGCCAGCTGTTTGTTTGACAGTTTGACGTATGACGTTGCATGGTGTGTCATTGTCATTAGGAATATCCACAGaatatcataattaatattgtttatgCGTTCTCTACACACACGTTCAGGCCCAGTTAAGGACTTTGTTTTGGGCCCAGTAACCAAGAGGAAACTCACACACGTTCCAAAATCACTTTAAATATGGTAAAGCGTTTCATCTTAGTGAAATACTGTTCCTTGGTTTCATCCTCATCCTCCCTGTCATTGAATAATGTGGAAATATTGAACTTTGAGATGATTTCAAATGTCTGAATCGTGAAGCCTAAATCGAGGCAGAAATACGACTCTCCCTCAGGGTCACGCTCACACAGCTGACTAATCCTTCACCTCATCCAGCCCTAAGCTCTCTCACCCTTAGCCAGCCCTTGATAATCTTAAACCAACCTTAACGTCCTTGATGCCTCGCCCAACTTTTACAAGAGTGTAAATAAGTTTCGTTCAATTTTAATCtgtgaatatttaaatgaCAACTCAATGTCAAATTCACACACATGCACGCACGTTCAATCTAACTTCATtaggtattttctttcttGGTGTGGTTATCGTTCATCGCGCATctgttttattgtgttttcaGTTAAGATATAGATTTTTCTATATAACTACCCATCGCTTCATTCATACTTATTTAGTACTCATCCACAGTTTTTTTACTATTCAAACATGTCGGGATCATTTACGTGTATCACTTGCCAAGTGCTTTTTAAAAATCCAGAGCTACAGCGTGAGCACTACAAGTCAGATTGGCACAGATATAATCTGAAGAGGAAGGTGGCCAGTATACCTCCAATTACTTTGGAGGATTTTGAGCTACGCGTCCAGGAGCACAGAGAATCTGCTCAGGAAGTGAACCGCGACGTTTCCGAATATTGCAAGTATTGCTCAAAGTTGTTCAACACCAAGAACGCCTACAACAACCACTTGAACAGCAAGAAACACAAACAGGCCGAGGAACAATACCTTCTAGATTCAGAAAACAGCAACAATTCCGATACTGATAGTTTCGTTAAGGTGGAAGCACAAAAAGCTGCTGCTGCTGAACCTGGAAAATTTGTTGTTCTAAACCCTGATGCATCTGGCGACGATGTCGAAACTGACTCGGAAATTGAGGAGGTAAAATTTTCCTACATTTCTTAAACACATAAAAACCGCAATAGTTTTTTCCAATAAGTTTAAAACTTATCAACAAAGTCTACAACTTTTAATTACATTCCAGCTGGACTCAGACGAGTGGGATGAGTGCCGCATGAAGGGCAGTGACTCGCTGATCAAGCCCAGCGACTGCCTATTCTGCGGCCACCACAGCAAGTCCCTCGTCAAGAACCTCAAGCACATGTCCGAGACGCATTCCTTCTTCATACCCGACATTGAGTACTGTGTTGATGTCAGAGGACTGTTCCTGTACTTAGGAGAGaaggtaaatttaatattgggTTGCTTAATAGCTATAGAAGCTTGTATATTTGGTGGTGTGATTTAATTTCAGGTTAAAGGTACAAATTGGTGGCAGATGACATGAGGTTGCAGCAGACAGCATATCACAATGTCTATTGGTGTCTATGTATTTCCATTATGGTTCAAAGCTGACatgttcataaaatatggAAACCAGTTGTGACATTGGAAGTGCCACTCATTTTTTGTTAGAAATTCTTACCACACAACATTCTACTGTTCTCTACCAATTTGCATGAAAAACTGTTTTTCCTATCTTGAATATACTTACTCTAACCACACTTCTTCTAAAATCATACTATTCTTACTTCAGATCTCGCAAGGCTACATGTGTCTATGGTGCAATGAGACAGGACGTACATTCTACTCCATGGAGGCGGCGCGCGCTCACATGGTCAGCAAGGGACACTGCAAGATGCTACACGAAGGCCTGGCCTTAGCTGAATACGCAGAGTATTATGATTACAGGTAAGCTGATATTAGAATAGGATGTCAatacgagggctacaccgaaaagatcgggaatagaatacttaggaataaattagagtgaaacctttttggtgtatcaaatgtagtgttttatcaaacataattccattttcgaattttaaaaaaagtaaaaaataaaagagtattgaccatttgaatttgacaagtcggtgtaaaaaatggagcttacgcgggaacatttccgtgcaataatttttcacaactttcgtcgaggtttatctcaagaacaatgtctcgccgagcttgtttctatttataaacttgaagcaccaagtaaaacgactatatatcgttggtattctgagtttcgccgtggacgttcctctcttaccacagtcccttctactggtcggccaaaaacagcggtaacacaagataacatcgatgctgtacgccagttaataaaagaagatagacatgtgacatacgagcagattcgggcttctctcagcattggtatgacagccattcaaaccattttacatgaagaactgggtgtcaagaagttagtttcgcgctgggtgccccaccgtttgaccgaggaacaaaagtcggctcgtgttaattggtgtcgatctgctctgcaacggttcaatggaggcagttcaaatgctgtctacaatatcgtctctagtgatgaatcgtggatttattcatatgagcccgaaagaaaacatcaatcggcagtttgggtcttcgaaggtgaggtcaagccaacaaaagttattcgctcacgcagcgtgtcgaaaaaaatggtcgcttcgtttgtatcgaaaactggccatgtggctacgattccattacaagaacaaaggacggttactgctgattggtacacaacagtttgtttgccggaagtcgtaagagaacttcgtaaaactaacccgaatcgtcgtataatccttcaccacgataatgcaagctctcataccgctcgcaaaacaagaacgtttttaaatatggaaaacgtggagttgatggaccatcctccgtatagccctgatctgagccccaatgattattttacactcccaagaattaaagatatgctacgtggtcaacggtttagcggcccagaagaggcggtcgaagcttacaaatcagctgttttgacagtatccacttcagactggaattactgtttcaatgattggtttaatcgaatgaaaaagtgcattgaatgtcacggagactactttgaaaaacaataaaagtaaataatattatgatatctttgtacttttttctattcccgatcatttcggtatcgccctcgtaaAGTATGCATTTTCTTGTATATGACATAGAATGAACCGAAACAATTTTTGTggcaatataaaaaaaatatttggtcTGCATTTCCAACAGtaatcctaacctaactatTCCAGCGCATCATACCCTGACCACAAAGGAGAAGATGACATGGATGTAGACGAGGAAGTAGAAGGACCTGCTGCGCTGGACGGAGATGACTTCCAACTGGTGCTTCCATCTGGTGTTACTGTTGGACACCGATCACTTATGAAGTAAGTACATGATTATCACCATCATTACGTTTTAGTGCTTAATCTAGGACATAAGGCATAGAAATGTTGATTCCCCTTTCATCcgattaattttaaaaattctgccttttttttttaagccTTAATACTAATTTTTACATTGGTTTCCGCCCGTAATTCATGGTACTAGTGTTAAATATAAGGTGGGAACTATTTTCCCTTGGCCAAAATTTAGGACACAGTGCTTTGTATGGCTCAGTTTATTTTCCATGCTTCATCAATAAAAGTATCAATTCAAAACTTACTCAACAACCATGTAAACTTGCAGATACTACAAGCAGCACGTGTCGGGCGGCGGGCAGGTGGTGCTGAAGAAGTCGGAGCGGCGCCTGCACCGCGTGCTCGGCGTGTACCGCGCGCTCGGCTGGGCGCCGCGGGAGCAGGAGCTCGCCGCCAAGTATGTCGACCACTTTGTAAATGTCACCCTCATTCCAATACCGtcactataaaaaaatatggttacTTTTTGTATAGTGACGTTTAGTTACTCATTCATTTTCTTGAAAATCTTGTAGTGACGATATTGGAATAAGCTTGCTTATGTTTGCGAGTTGAGCCCCCTGATCCTCGAGTATCGAGTATGTATCAACCGCGAGTTTCACTTTAAAAGTTTCTGATTCGGATTTTGGCAGAGTGTCTTATATTCATAACCACTGAAAGATCATCATCAACAGCCCAAATCGGCCACTACTGGACTTAATGTGGTGGCGTGAACGCCCTTGCTAGAGGCGTCACgttttacctatatttttgttgAGTTTTACAGAAATAGTATTATAGTCGTTATCTATTAACGACTTCCATGCGTATTACTGATGATCAATAATAGGGATAGTACATAGACTAATATAAATGCAGATTGTTTGGATTGATTATCGATCCATAACATTAGCTAATCGGTTTAAAGTCACTGAACTAAACAACCTGTTTACGTAAGTATGGAAGTAATGGAAATATGCAATGTATTTATGCAATTATAATTCAGTAACCATGATTTACTTCATAGCTCAcgatataattaagtataatgtatttttatacagggtgttgcaaaaagggtatactgggccgaaacctacatttgcagcatggtatatctaagcctgaaattgaaatcaatttcaaaattcgcgaaaaaaaatattataacaacAAAAGTTGAACTTATTTTATCGACTTTATACGGATGCATAAGGCATTTGAATAGCCCAATCCATTAGTTTTAGGACATTCTAGACTTTGTAGTAAAAgcgttatattttattgatagtGTTTATTTTCAGAAAAGCCCGCGACATCCACTTCATGAAGCGGGTGCAGGCCAAGTGGCAGATGAAGCTGTCCGTGCGAGCCAACAAGTTCCAGAAGCATTACCGAGCTCAAGTCAACTTCTAGAATGTTCTAGCACCGATTTATTATCTTACGTTAAGACTTGTTATACCTCGTCACATATTGTGTTATATCATCGTCTGTTTACACAAGTAAATAGGCgtgaaattgtaaaaaaaatagaaaaattgTTGTCTCCCGagatgtattttaattatgttttgacGGTTCTTTAGATTTTTTGCCTTCATGGCTTCTGCTTGCTGTGATGTGGTAGTGAGTGCAATGTAAAAAAACATCTATCCCTATAcgaataacaatattattatgattattaactgagaataaaatgaaataaaagaagcgtattgatcatcaaaatatattttgccttcttcattttaaatttgttctcATTACATTTAGGTCGTATCTATATTCAATTGTATAAAATAGAtatattcaataataaataatagtaccTGATGCAGTTTTTAACAAAACAAGAAGGGTTTATGTTTTAGTTAAATATACTAATGAAGGGCCAATCATGTTATTCTATGCTAAAACCGAGTTTCACATACCTACCTGTTCCAAATGAGCAACATATTGCtatgttaatattttcatCCCTCAGCGTTCATGAATAAATCATCGATATGAcgatatttaaatacttaattgtaaTTAAGAATGGGTAGATGTTTGCACAAAGTGTGGTTGTGATgtgaatgtatgtatttggTAGTGGACCGCGGACCTAATGGTGGCCATATACCATATTGGACATTAGGTATGAACTGTGTGTAGTCGTATCAAAAATGATTTTTACCTAAAGTCTAATATCTAATATGCAGTATGGCATCTGTTCATCTAAAGTTGGACTGTAAATGAAGTGATCGGCAATAAAATCAACATcctatttttttggttttattcATCTGTCCATGATCTATTGTGTTGCGTCGAATTGGATTTTGCTATTCGgtaacaataatttaagaGGGGGAAGtggcttttaaaaaaaaatactaattatGAACTCTAAACCTTAAACCGAAATATgttcataaatttaaataatgagGCAATCAAAATCTGCAAAGTTCATTAATATCGGCATTAATTATCGCTGCCATCTTCGGAACTGCCTAACCTAATATTATCTGTGTTAATTAGAATGTTGATTACACTTCCATGCTACGTTGGCTCAGCACGACGCCTAACTTGTACAGGATGAAATATTATTAGTGAACTTCTCACAGTGTGTGCAAAGTAAGTTACTTTCTCTAAAGTAAAATACCTAGGTTAGTACCATGTGTAGTATAGCTGTTTTTCTCTTGCTATCATCTATccatagtacctacctataggcTATAGGTAGTAAAAGCTGCTAGATAATTATATGTCGGGTTAATTTATAACGTACATTGACCTGTCTTCGGAAAGTTCCCTTATtaaattccaccctgtatactgtaaatacctacctaggcgGTATGTACAGCGCACTTAATTAAGCTAGcaattattttcatataattaacGCGGAGAAATGATCGATCCTGGAAACCGACCGTTTTTGGCATTAGTCGTACGTAGAAATCTGTGAATACATTTTCCCTTTAAGCTTTACCCGGGATATAAAAAAGTAATGAAACTAATAAGCGGTCCGTCTGTTCGGAGCTACAATGCAAGTACCTACTGGAGGGTTACTTACCTACTCAACTTCATCAAAAACGGACGGACGAGAACTCTCGTAATCGGTACctttaatacaacaagatagagtcgtggtaaGCAATgttccgaaacttcgttttacGAGTCCCCTGAATCGCAAATAACATCCAGACACTCACATCAAACtactacttaggtataaataacttataacGCCCCACGTTTTCGGTCGGGGCGGTAGAGAAAGCCTACCCAATTATTAAACCCTCGGGGCCAATTAAACACCGAGCGACCCGTGCCCGTGTGATGGAGTAGAggcaaaatattattgaattttaattaatatttgttgGTGTTTTTGCAGAAAATAAATTAGCGGAGTAAGCGGTCATTTATGTGGTAGGTGTATAGGGTATATGTAGGTGACTGTATGTGTATGGTTATAATGTTACACGTAGCTGCCTCTATTAGGTAATAGGTTTTTAGGTGTTAGGTAGAGAATGAAAATATACCATAGCTGTAGCCTTTGggtttaaacaattttattagctTTGGaagtaaagtaggtacttactaaattaaCGACATCAGACAGTAGGtcagtaaatacctattacctatattatacatttattaactgtacctataggtacaacATACAGTTTGGGAAAGACATCAAGTAAAAACTCGCCGAATTATACTTACACAAGAGTCACTGTATTAGGAGTGTCAGGTGATTCAGCAAACAAGAGATGATCACGCAATTTTTGATCTTTTTATTTGCCTTATTCAAACTTACGACTACGCCGACAAAACCCAACAAGACTTATTACGCCGTTGTCGGCTTGGGCAAGTCGAGCACGCCCTTAGGCGCGGTCCCCCGCCTGGGCGCCCCCAGGGCCGCCTTGAGGATGCTCAGGCCGGCGTCGATAGTGTGCCGGCGGTCGGTGTCGGTGCCGATGGCCGGGTTTATCTCCACCAGGTCCACGGCTCGCAGCCGCCCCGTGGCGTAGATTGTCTCCATCATGTTGATGCCTTCGCGCAGGGTTAGCCCGCCGCGGACTGTAGAGGGTTGGAGTGGTTTAGTTTGTCAATCTTGGATTTAGAAAGGTAATGGAAGCGGAAACCGCCCCGGGTCTAGTCAAGCAGGGCCTGATGTCTTGTCTGTATGAgtgatttaaaaatgtaagtagttatattcatattttttttaaaaaaccggAAACTATTTTTGATGTATATAGGTAACACCTAAAAGGTTCGGGTATTTTGTAACTTCGCACACTATGCCGGGGCGCAGCGGACagattttcatttaaaacacGCCTGACATGATGACAGTTGAACCTCTGTGCGTCTGTGGAGCGCTTCCACGGCCCACTACTCTCCCGCCACTATCCTATGCAATACGCAACATCCAGTGTGGATAAACTATTCAAGAGGCCCTACCTAGGTACGTCGCCCAGGAGACAACGTCGAATTTGTGGTCAGCGATGATGGATCTAATCTAAGTTGTTTTCGACCGACCTCTGCGCCTTGGTGGGTTAGTAATGAATATCCTAGATTAAGATCCCACAATGGAGTACATTTAAGTACCCATCATCCATTTTGGAGCAACGATGGTTTTTATCTACACTttactacaaaataaatatgttcatatgtattaagtatacttCGCAGCGACTAGTCTTCGAGACTAGATTCGCGTGTGCGTATCGTAATGGGAGAAGGGCCTCACACTACGATACTGGTATACGCGTGAATGTATGTGAGATATGCCCTTCTCCCATAACGATACGCCCGCTACTCTAGTCTCAGAGACTTGTCGCCGAGAAGTATCTCACATACATTCACGCGTAGAATACCAGTATCGTAGTGAGCGTTATAGACCTGGTGTGCCGGTGCTGGGCGCCTCGAGCGCGTCCAGCGAGTCGATGTCGAAGCTGACGTGGATGGGCTTCTCCCCGCGCGGGTCCAGCTGCTGCAGCACGTGCTGCACCGAGCTCTTGATGCCGTGCCTGGAAACAGTGGATattgcttatttattattattataaattatttattgcatatgaaacaaataagtacaaaggcgaacttaatgctagtagtATTCTCTACCaattaacctttggtgatgtcgagaaagtgattggtagtgcaATAGGCTGAGGGGAGAGAAGtttatcaaatcgatttatatttaaccgatttgtaaataaacaactTATTTACTCTATTGAATAAGacagtaaaagtaaaaattttaGATGTCGTAAATTTGAGGAGATGTTTGTAACTAGTAACTAGGTATGTAGTTAGttacctacaatatattatttaggcgtatttttatgtttgtaggtataagtaggtactcgtaaAGTATTAAGGTGATCTGACTAGAAGAAAATATGATTCTCTAAAGCTATGAGTTCCAAAAAAAGCCCCAATCGCTCCTGAATTAACACATTATCGATTATAGGTTAAGTAATAAATCATTACAGTCTACTCACGTGTCGACGTCTTCCATCGCGAATGTTGGTATGTTATATTTCTCTATCGCTAATCGTTCATAACTGTCGACTGAGCGTAAACCTATGTAGCCAAggtttttgattgaaaatctgaaaaaagtataagtacatttaagaGTAAATTATTGTCCCCAGTGTAACGATGTTATGAGGTTTACGCTGCCAGAGCCACAGTCCAATCTCTTAGTGCCAGCGATTTTGGATTGTAAATGcggtaacataataatataagggTCTTGTCCGGACACTTTTTTTCAAACATGGTGCATATTTTCCTTCCCTCAGAATATTAACGGCTCGCTTCCATTTTTCCGTTTTCTCCTTACCTTGGCACCTGCCAGTCCATGGTGGGCAGGTAGGGCCAGTAGTCGGACAGCTCCCGGCACAGCAGCGCCACCGGCATGCCGTGGACAGACCCGGAGTCTGAGGTCTCGTTGGTGTTGATGTCGGCATGCGCGTCTACCCAGATCAGGATCATGTCTTCGTTCACTTTGTAGTGGCCGTCTACCGAGCCTGGAAGTTACAGTTAGAGATTCAGAATTGACTGTTGAAGGTAGTTTTTTTAAGGAATGTGAAATATGGCTTTTTtggaagtacctacttagcttAATCAGTTGCAAGATGATAGGTAATAACAATGAAGCTCGACCTCACTACCTTGGTATGACAAGGTCAGCAACCTACTGAATTAGAGGCGAAGATCTAAGCTTTCTCAAAGGTCATATACTTGCGAGGGGCATTGACAACTGCCACCAACAAGCCGAATACTTGGTCACCGGATCTGAACGCCTACAGGAGAGGATGACCGCTGGGGCTGTCGCCGCTTCAGAACAACGGAACATGGAAAGGAGGATGCACAATTTAACATCGCAAGGGCGTGTCCAAGGGTTCCTCCAGGCTTTTAAAGCAGCTGCCTCAAGCCTTATAGGAAAACCACAGAGGACACCCGAGAGGCGCCAAATCTCCAGAGAACCTAAAACTGGAAAAAGGCTTGCCCAGAGGAAAATTACTCGAGCGGATATGggccaggtggtcccaccgaagctgaaaacagctaccacctcaaacgaccatctagagaatgccgccatcgaatttatggcaattacaaccgccacaaagcaggtaaatctcttgtcctgcaaaacgatcatgcagacctacaggcaagagaacgaaagccggctaaaagttttactcgaggaggccgaagcctgcatatacgataacagtagttgccaagtcctcagaggcaaaatgactggagcgtatatggcggcttatagcgaggaatgcggattcgtgccctgggaacgcaacatcccgaaactcactctcccacacaacaaccaaatggtggtcgtagctcagtgtaccaggattatgctagaggacaaaatcctagcaaaagcggaaaccattaacgctacctggaatagctggacgatgcccaccatcacttgggtgaacggggtacctggatgtgggaagacaacctgggtggtaaataacttcgatgtgagcaaagacaccattatca
It encodes the following:
- the LOC105391222 gene encoding arginase, hepatic isoform X1, which translates into the protein MNGLKVLVRRMSQSKKWEPLARVGILGVPFEKGQKKYGVSVAPAALRCAGLVEQLRQIEGLDVKDFGDVDIPKSPPSARVDNMEHLEQVSACAQALSVRVAEVLRDDRVVVTIGGDHSIGVGSVDGHYKVNEDMILIWVDAHADINTNETSDSGSVHGMPVALLCRELSDYWPYLPTMDWQVPRFSIKNLGYIGLRSVDSYERLAIEKYNIPTFAMEDVDTHGIKSSVQHVLQQLDPRGEKPIHVSFDIDSLDALEAPSTGTPVRGGLTLREGINMMETIYATGRLRAVDLVEINPAIGTDTDRRHTIDAGLSILKAALGAPRRGTAPKGVLDLPKPTTA
- the LOC105391222 gene encoding arginase, hepatic isoform X2, with amino-acid sequence MNGLKVLVRRMSQSKKWEPLARVGILGVPFEKGQKKYGVSVAPAALRCAGLVEQLRQIEGLDVKDFGDVDIPKSPPSARVDNMEHLEQVSACAQALSTRVAEVLRDGRVVVTIGGDHSIGVGSVDGHYKVNEDMILIWVDAHADINTNETSDSGSVHGMPVALLCRELSDYWPYLPTMDWQVPRFSIKNLGYIGLRSVDSYERLAIEKYNIPTFAMEDVDTHGIKSSVQHVLQQLDPRGEKPIHVSFDIDSLDALEAPSTGTPVRGGLTLREGINMMETIYATGRLRAVDLVEINPAIGTDTDRRHTIDAGLSILKAALGAPRRGTAPKGVLDLPKPTTA
- the LOC105391223 gene encoding zinc finger protein 622; protein product: MSGSFTCITCQVLFKNPELQREHYKSDWHRYNLKRKVASIPPITLEDFELRVQEHRESAQEVNRDVSEYCKYCSKLFNTKNAYNNHLNSKKHKQAEEQYLLDSENSNNSDTDSFVKVEAQKAAAAEPGKFVVLNPDASGDDVETDSEIEELDSDEWDECRMKGSDSLIKPSDCLFCGHHSKSLVKNLKHMSETHSFFIPDIEYCVDVRGLFLYLGEKISQGYMCLWCNETGRTFYSMEAARAHMVSKGHCKMLHEGLALAEYAEYYDYSASYPDHKGEDDMDVDEEVEGPAALDGDDFQLVLPSGVTVGHRSLMKYYKQHVSGGGQVVLKKSERRLHRVLGVYRALGWAPREQELAAKKARDIHFMKRVQAKWQMKLSVRANKFQKHYRAQVNF
- the LOC105391224 gene encoding uncharacterized protein LOC105391224; amino-acid sequence: MLETDEVDDDYFTPLSSTSLANIFSKPTDPSEENSSLKYVPPKPAVGPKPEDVKNTECVLACALFAYEWYNNVYTSKGKLGFAIMKILKTGVMKILLYDSNKVTLSCTTIQPSLNVKRKGDTYLSFYDNAQKYWSVCGTSQEIDKIVHTLQNCDVTILHMQDEPKPRDIPDNLQKQSYPMTMESQDTSKGSDTDSSVNRKTKASILSRMASMGHSILPPQRLTDRTSDSSDTNETEEHHKVLRHKPTKSIPRKHQEKISTDSVKYSGESQNNMSITKMEAKPEDISYLTLSSNNLLPLPSTNIISTISTPNDMSLLMSEQRISNSEIRMNIGRLTDKVDNILDKLNDLRVKETSANNCSIEIYQKLLSEYENKIKLYEEVMKANGLSVFDLKSLATGNDTSKGIKSNDLQLNTEIENLRGQVRDLKKSNESKDEEILELKKDINLINCKQNEVNSSLSKTNEQLMAEIRELKIKSEDLKKCESDNKMDTNENKNTGNRIKGIMNDTYQLIAASFENNDTPSYSGSHVRSTVAAVIKKVTLEVLKE